One genomic region from Rattus norvegicus strain BN/NHsdMcwi chromosome 10, GRCr8, whole genome shotgun sequence encodes:
- the Flt4 gene encoding vascular endothelial growth factor receptor 3 precursor, with product MQPGAALNLRLWLCLGLLQGLANGYSMTPPTLNITEDSYVIDTGDSLSISCRGQHPLEWTWPGAQEVLTTGGKDSEDTQVVQDCEGTEARPYCKVLSLAQTHANNTGSYYCYYKYIKARIEGTTAASTYVFVRDFEQPFINKPDTLLVNRKDSMWVPCLVSIPGLNITLRSQSSVLHPDGQEVLWDDRRGMRVPTLLLRDALYLQCETTWGDQDFLSNPFLVHITGNELYDIQLYPKKSLELLVGEKLVLNCTVWAEFDSGVTFDWDYPGKQAERAKWVPERRSQQTHTELSSILTIHNVSQHDLGPYVCEANNGIQRFRESTEVIVHEKPFISVEWLKGPVLEATAGDEMVKLPVKLAAYPPPEFQWYKDRKAVTGRHNPHALVLKEVTEASAGVYTLALWNSAAGLRQNISLELVVNVPPHIHEKEASSPSIYSRHSRQTLTCTTYGVPQPLSVQWHWRPWTPCKTFAQRSLRRRQPRDGMPQCRDWKEVTTQDAVNPIESLDTWTESVEGKNKTVSKLVIQDANVSAMYKCVVFNKVGQDERLIYFYVTTIPDGFSIESEPSEDPLEGQSVRLSCRADNYTYEHLRWYRLNLSTLHDAQGNPLLLDCKNVHLFATPLEANLEEAEPGARHATLSLNIPRVAPEDEGDYVCEVQDRRNQDKHCHKKYLSVQALEAPRLTQNLTDLLVNVSDSLEMRCPVAGAHVPSIVWYKDERLLEKESGIDLADSNQRLSIQRVREEDAGRYLCSVCNAKGCVNSSASVAVEGSEDKGSMEIVILIGTGVIAVFFWVLLLLIFCNMKRPAHADIKTGYLSIIMDPGEVPLEEQCEYLSYDVSQWEFPRERLHLGRVLGHGAFGKVVEASAFGINKGSSCDTVAVKMLKEGATASEHRALMSELKILIHIGNHLNVVNLLGACTKPNGPLMVIVEFCKYGNLSNFLRVKRETFDPYAEKSPEQRRRFRAMVEGAKADRRRLGSTDRALFTRFLMGKGSARRAPFVQEAEDLWLSPLTMEDLVCYSFQVALGMEFLASRKCIHRDLAARNILLSESDIVKICDFGLARDIYKDPDYVRKGSARLPLKWMAPESIFDKVYTTQSDVWSFGVLLWEIFSLGASPYPGVQINEEFCQRLKDGTRMRAPELATPAIRHIMQSCWSGDPKARPAFSDLVEILGDLLQGGGWQEEEEECMALHSSQSSEEDGFMQASTTALHITEADAESSPPSMHCHSLAARYYNCVSFPGRLVRGTKAPGSSRMKTFEELPMTPTTYKASVDNQTDSGMVLASEEFEQIESRHRQEGSFSRKDPGQHMDISRGHPDLQGRRRRPTQGAQGGKVFYNNEYGEVSQPCTEGDCCPSAGSTFFADSNY from the exons GCCTGGCAAATGGCTACTCCATGACCCCTCCAACTCTGAACATCACAGAGGATTCATATGTCATTGACACCGGGGACAGCCTATCCATATCCTGCAG GGGGCAGCACCCCCTCGAGTGGACCTGGCCAGGGGCCCAAGAGGTACTGACCACAGGTGGGAAGGACAGCGAGGACACGCAGGTTGTGCAAGACTGTGAAGGCACAGAAGCTAGGCCCTACTGCAAGGTGCTGTCGCTGGCCCAGACTCACGCCAACAACACAGGCAGCTATTACTGCTACTACAAGTATATCAAGGCCCGGATTGAGGGCACCACAGCTGCCAGCACCTATGTGTTTGTAAGAG ACTTTGAACAGCCTTTCATCAACAAACCTGACACGCTCCTGGTCAACAGGAAGGACTCGATGTGGGTGCCCTGCTTGGTGTCCATTCCCGGGCTCAACATCACACTGCGCTCG CAAAGTTCGGTGCTGCACCCTGATGGGCAGGAGGTGTTGTGGGACGACCGCCGGGGCATGCGGGTGCCCACTCTACTGTTGCGTGACGCCCTGTACCTGCAGTGCGAGaccacctggggagaccaggactTCCTTTCCAATCCCTTCCTCGTGCACATCACAG GCAATGAGCTCTATGACATCCAGCTGTACCCCAAGAAGTCACTGGAGCTGTTGGTTGGAGAGAAGCTGGTTTTGAACTGTACAGTATGGGCTGAGTTCGACTCTGGTGTCACCTTCGACTGGGATTACCCAGGAAAGCAG GCAGAGCGTGCTAAGTGGGTACCTGAGCGGCGTTCCCAGCAGACCCACACGGAACTCTCCAGCATCCTGACCATCCACAATGTCAGCCAGCACGACCTGGGCCCCTATGTGTGTGAGGCCAACAATGGGATTCAGCGGTTCCGGGAAAGCACGGAGGTCATTGTGCACG AAAAGCCCTTCATCAGTGTCGAGTGGCTCAAAGGACCTGTCCTGGAGGCCACAGCCGGTGACGAGATGGTGAAGCTGCCCGTGAAGCTTGCAGCTTATCCCCCACCGGAGTTCCAATG GTACAAGGACAGAAAGGCAGTGACTGGGCGCCACAATCCACATGCTCTGGTGCTCAAAGAGGTGACCGAGGCCAGTGCAGGCGTCTACACCCTCGCCCTGTGGAACTCTGCAGCCGGTCTGAGGCAGAATATCAGTCTGGAGCTGGTGGTGAATG TGCCGCCCCACATCCATGAAAAGGAAGCTTCTTCACCCAGCATCTACTCCCGCCACAGCCGCCAGACCCTCACCTGCACCACCTATGGGGTACCCCAACCTCTCAGTGTTCAGTGGCACTGGAGGCCCTGGACACCCTGTAAGACATTTGCCCAGCGCAGTCT CCGGAGGCGGCAGCCGCGGGATGGCATGCCACAGTGCCGAGACTGGAAGGAGGTGACCACTCAGGACGCTGTGAACCCCATCGAGAGCCTGGACACCTGGACCGAGTCTGTGGAGGGCAAGAACAAG ACGGTGAGCAAGCTGGTGATTCAGGATGCCAATGTGTCAGCCATGTACAAATGCGTGGTCTTCAACAAAGTGGGCCAGGACGAGCGGCTCATCTACTTCTATGTGACCA cCATCCCTGACGGCTTCAGTATCGAATCAGAGCCATCCGAGGATCCCTTAGAAGGCCAGTCCGTGCGCCTCAGCTGCCGGGCGGACAACTACACGTATGAGCATCTGCGCTGGTACCGGCTCAACCTCTCCACGCTGCACGACGCTCAAGGGAACCCACTACTGCTCGACTGCAAGAACGTGCACCTGTTTGCCACGCCCCTAGAGGCCAACCTAGAGGAGGCGGAGCCTGGGGCCCGCCACGCCACCCTCAGCTTGAATATCCCCCGAGTGGCGCCCGAGGACGAGGGTGACTACGTGTGTGAGGTGCAAGATAGGCGCAACCAAGACAAGCACTGCCACAAGAAATACCTGTCCGTACAGG ccctggaAGCTCCTCGGCTCACGCAGAACTTGACCGACCTCCTGGTGAACGTGAGTGACTCCCTGGAGATGCGATGTCCGGTAGCCGGAGCACATGTGCCCAGTATTGTGTGGTACAAAGATGAAAGGCTCCTGGAGAAAGAGTCGG GAATCGACCTGGCAGACTCCAATCAGAGGCTGAGCATCCAACGCGTGCGCGAGGAGGACGCGGGTCGTTACCTGTGCAGTGTGTGCAATGCCAAGGGCTGCGTAAACTCCTCCGCCAGCGTGGCCGTAGAAG GCTCGGAAGATAAAGGCAGCATGGAGATTGTGATACTCATTGGCACTGGCGTCATCGCAGTCTTCTTCTGGGTCCTCCTCCTGCTCATCTTCTGTAACATGAAAAGG cctGCCCATGCAGACATCAAGACGGGCTACCTGTCCATCATCATGGACCCCGGGGAGGTGCCTTTGGAGGAGCAGTGTGAATACCTGTCCTATGACGTCAGCCAGTGGGAGTTCCCCAGGGAAAGGTTGCACCTCG GGAGAGTCCTAGGCCATGGGGCTTTTGGGAAGGTGGTGGAAGCCTCAGCCTTTGGCATCAATAAAGGCAGCAGCTGTGATACCGTGGCGGTGAAGATGCTGAAAG aGGGCGCTACTGCCAGCGAACACCGTGCCCTGATGTCCGAGCTCAAGATCCTAATTCACATCGGTAACCACCTCAATGTGGTCAACCTCCTAGGGGCGTGCACCAAGCCCAATG GCCCTCTCATGGTGATCGTGGAGTTTTGCAAATACGGCAACCTCTCCAACTTCTTGCGTGTCAAGCGGGAGACGTTCGACCCCTACGCA GAGAAGTCTCCCGAGCAACGCAGGCGCTTCCGCGCGATGGTAGAAGGCGCCAAGGCTGATAGGAGGAGACTTGGAAGCACCGACAGAGCCCTGTTTACAAGGTTCCTGATGGGCAAAGGAAGTGCACGGCGAGCCCCATTTGTCCAAGAAG CTGAGGACCTGTGGTTGAGCCCGCTGACCATGGAGGACCTTGTCTGCTACAGTTTCCAAGTGGCCCTGGGAATGGAGTTCCTGGCTTCCCGCAAG TGCATTCACAGAGACCTGGCTGCTCGGAACATTTTACTGTCAGAAAGTGACATAGTGAAGATCTGTGACTTTGGCCTCGCTCGGGACATCTACAAAGACCCTGACTATGTCCGAAAGGGCAGC GCCCGACTGCCTCTGAAATGGATGGCCCCCGAGAGCATCTTCGATAAGGTGTACACCACGCAGAGTGATGTGTGGTCCTTCGGAGTGCTGCTGTGGGAGATTTTCTCACTGG GGGCCTCTCCATACCCTGGGGTACAGATCAATGAGGAATTCTGCCAGCGGCTGAAAGACGGCACACGAATGAGGGCCCCAGAACTGGCCACTCCTGCCAT ACGCCACATCATGCAGAGTTGCTGGTCTGGAGACCCTAAAGCGAGGCCTGCTTTCTCTGACCTAGTGGAGATCCTGGGGGACCTGCTTCAGGGTGGAGGCTGGCAG gaggaggaggaggaatgcaTGGCCCTGCACAGTTCTCAGAGCTCAGAGGAGGATGGCTTCATGCAGGCATCCACCACAGCTCTACATATCACGGAGGCTGACGCTGAGAGCAGTCCACCCAGCATGCATTGCCACAGCCTGGCAGCCAG ATATTACAACTGTGTGTCCTTTCCTGGGCGCCTGGTCAGGGGGACTAAGGCTCCAGGTTCCTCCAGGATGAAGACGTTTGAAGAATTGCCCATGACCCCTACAACCTACAAAGCCTCTGTg GATAACCAAACAGACAGCGGGATGGTGCTGGCCTCAGAAGAGTTTGAGCAGATAGAAAGCAGGCATAGACAAGAAGGCAGCTTCAG CCGTAAAGATCCTGGCCAGCACATGGATATTTCCAGAGGACACCCGGACCTCCAGGGGAGGCGGCGACGGCCCACCCAGGGGGCACAAGGAGGCAAGGTGTTTTACAACAACGAGTATGGGGAGGTCTCCCAGCCGTGTACAGAAGGTGACTGCTGCCCGTCTGCTGGCTCCACCTTCTTCGCAGACAGCAACTACTAA